cgaTCACATTATTAATCGTtgttaaaaacgatataaaacaaaaatgatttgATTTCgtcatatttgttttctagtaaaataaaattactagaaaacgaaaatttcactaaaaatgtttgttattatgcgatgaaaaaatatttccctGCGCTGTGCATAACTTTGTCTCATTTTCATTGCACTTAAAGTAGGAGCATAAAGGTTGCAATATGGCCATAATGGTTTGCACGCTCCAAGACCTACCGATCAGTTTTTGTCGATCTGTcgccgataaatttttcacgtCCGTGTAATGTCGtggaaaaccaaaaatttCTTCGAGCTCAGTGGTCCATAACGTGTCACTTTCACCTTTCATTATGATTGGTTTTAATTCTGCTtttcctaaaataaaaaaaaagaatttttgtaaatcttTCTTGGTGGACagcaaatttactaaaaaaaaatatttatgaaacataCCACATCTCAAAGAATTTGATCTTGTAGTAACCGTGCGAATTTTCTTCACAAGAGCGTGACGATCGCAATGTTTCGTGAGTACATCTTGAACATCCTGCCGTTTATGAAACAGTACCATATAAGGATTAAAGGGAATATTGTGCCAATACAGTCTAAGTCTGTGCTGCGGCGAGAAATCCGCCGAATCTATGACGTAAGGTTCTTGTCCCAAACACCTGTAGTTAATATAGTATATTAGTTTCACATTGTTCAATATTTGATAAGATTCAACTCACTTGTTCATTTCTAATCGGTACTTGGTTGGCATGGAAGCGACATTCTCGAACATCCAAAACAGGTGGCGACCTTTATTAGCAGTTATTAATAGATCTTTAATTCTGGTATAgtcgaaaaaaagaataccTGTCCCATTGCGATCTGTAACGGAAAAAGTAGATCAAAATGATTATTgcttatgaaatataagatttttaatatgacgatatacatatataacttATACATACCGTGAAGACCTAATCGCGCAGGATTGACAATACTTAAATCATTACACGGCGATCCACCGATTAACAAGTCGATCGGAGCAATTTCATCAATTGTCTCTTTGTCTATGCCCCTTACATCTCCTAAGTAAGTAATACGATCACCGAAATGAGCACTGCTAACCATTAAGGCATCTCTGTCAATTTCACTCACATAATAAACTTCTACGTCGATTCCTAATTTTAAAAGTACTAACAAACCTGTGGGATATTGTaatgtatgaaaatatttcgtgTGCGAtcgtaatatatttgtatgtgtgtatatgacagcgtaaaattataaaagtctGTGTTACTGTCTGTGTAACTCGACTAAAGTGTATTTTTCGAACGTAAATTTAcgaaatcaatatattatagtgTTACAGCATAAAGAATTAACGCGTgttaaaaaaagcaatatagATCAGATACAAATATGTCTTACCAGTACCCAAACCATCGAAAAGTGATAGAACACGTATaggtttctttttttgataatgtgcaatattaatttcatttgatATGACATGAGATGTACGGAACATTCcagtaattttgtttttccaGTCCGGCCGCGGACGTAATACTGGGTCCACAGGTTGTCTAGATTCATCTCTGCAGAGGAAACAATCCCATGGATCTTCCGTCAGCATAGTATCATATTCTTTTGGACATACCAAATACTTCATACAAGCTGTGCAGTAAACActaaaatgaaaataacgcattaaataaatatattctgtgGTGATAGAGTCTTATTTCAAGCGCGAGTGAACCAACCGAGGACAATCTTCTCTGTCACAAAGAATAAGAGTTCCGGAACCGGCGCAAACTGTGCAATAAAACTGAAATCAAACGAAACAAAGCATCATCATTATTTCCAGATTTAAATAGTCGGAACTGTCGAATACTTACGCACTTGTCATCGTTCCCAAACACGAACATACACGGTTTGAATTCGTCCTGAAATCGAATAaacaatatcttttattattgatgcgaaaaatatatttgactggagtaaacattattttcttctaatcTAAGACATAGATTTGTGCGCTTTTCAACTCATACCGAACATTCTTTACATAAAGATCCTACAAAGAATGGATGATCTTCCATTTTGTTTTTAGTAAACTCcaaacattttaaacataatttgtttactGATACTTCTCCTGATATTACGCGACGCAAAGCATCTaaaattagcaaaaaaaaaaaaaaacataagtAAGAAATTAAAGTATCAATTCGTAATTTACAtacattgcatgatctaactcACCACTCTCTTTTATATCATTTCTTcgatcattatttatatctggCTTTGCTTTAAATTCGTTCATTCTTTTATTGATTTCATcagaatatttatcatatatctTGTTAGAGTCTGAAACTTGTAATTCGTTATTTGGTACGTGAATATTATtcgtatttgaaaaatactcaAAGACATTATCTAAAGTCCAGTTATCCGTGTTGCATCCTAAACGAGAGCAATAATCCTAAAAAGTCAGATTTAATTGTCGTGGAAGAAATTTTTGGAAGTTTTTGAAGAcaaatacttataatatatatatatatatatacacatatatattacgtttttaaataaattattgtacttatgtaaaattattgtacttaTTATCTACGATAAGTGATTTTATACCTTTGAAGCTTGAAGCACGCCTGTAACATACGATTGTTtagttgtatttttaatgtagtTGTGCAACTTTTCTAATCCCTTATGAAATTTCAGAAACTCGAGATGACGAATCTACGttgagatgtaaaataattatcatcacgttaaaaaatctctttttaatatgttaatatcaaaatttaattacctCGGAAACTTTGTAATCGCCATACCACATGATCCATTGACAACCAAAACTTGGTTCTTTCAAGCAGCAATCGCGATAATCAATAATCATTGCTGTAAGAAAAAACTCAttgtatttatgaaaaaaaagaatgaattaattgtaaaaaaagaaatcagcTGCATTTAAGTATACCGGGCCACCAATTATGTCCAGCAATTTTCGCCCAAGTTATCACACCAGGATGTTGGTTTCGTAAAGGTAAACGCTCTTCCTCGATCTGTTTCCAGCTTGTACTTTTTGGTtccttatatttttcactaaCCTGTTTTTTCGCCGGTAGAGGTGAGTGTGAATCTGCGAACAGCATGAAAGTGACACTTCAAGCACCATGcgttaatattacaaatgtgcgaagattaaaaataaagaaatcataCTTTTCCGCTGTTTTGATGCATATTTCTCCCTAGCTGTGGAATTTATTTCCTTCAATTCGTCCAGTCTTTGTTGCACTTTTGTGGGATATGGATAAAACGTCAACTCATCCACTGTCAAATCAAATAACGTTTCATATATTTGCAATGATTATATACGGAAgctaatttctatttctatacTTTCGTCACTTACATTTCTCCAAATCGTTTACATTCCGTCGTATCCATTCATAATAAGGCTTTGTCAGAGGAGTCTCGAAACGTTGGCGAAGCATCTAAAATAATCGTAACGGCACATCGCATTTTTTGAAGCAAttccttatttaattttaattttcgttaattttattctcgaAGATGATATCAAAGAACCTGTATAGTTGTATCAATAGCGCGTGAAACTTGATTGTTACGTGGCGGCTGCGACAATCGCTGCTCCAATCTCTTCGAGAACGGTTCTATCTGAGTTCTTTCCGTAAGCTGaaaatcaaaacaaattacaTCTTAAGCGAGATTCCTTTACTCGGAACATACTGTTAATTTACCGATGATATTTGTGCATCTCCAAGCCAGTAAACCCATAATTTGCCTGGAGAAGCGAGCATGCCTGCATGTGAAGCATCGATGATCAGAGCTAGAacacatttcaattttaaaagatatttaaagaaagcattccaaaatcaaatattattttgttcagttaaaagattgttatataataatacaactactaataataaaatcgcgttaatttaaaacattgcaCAATAAGATCTATATTTACAACGCGATTTGGATTGCGCGTATtacaataatcgatatattttaaatatatttacctgGCCACCATCCTGAACATGAACCCCATACTAGCTTGCCGATGTGGTTCTTGTCAGGCTTTGTTCCTAAAGCCTTCGTCTTTCCTCGGGTAAGATATTCCTTTTTATCGTAATCGATTTCCGAATCGTTACCTTTGCTTTCTGAGCGTTTTTGCATTGAACTCGATTCGCTATCAGCTTTCACactttttctactttttcgaacctaaattattacttaaaattaataagactCTACAGattgaaaaatcaaaataagattaaaagagTTAGAGGAGCCAACGCTAGGCCTtagtgcaaaataaatatgttgtattatGAAAATAGTTGAATACAAACGGTTCCGCCTGTCATCAGATCATCTTCAgtgtcgaaaaataaataagttcaATAGAAGTACATAGATCATTGCAATAAGTTGTGTTATAAAAcactgtaaattatataaaataaattgtgcttTAAAACGAGTATGGTTAAACGCAATAGATTGCTTATGAAGAACGTTGGCTCCTCTAGCTCTTTTCatcttattttgatttttctaaattatcacattatttacttattagaCTCGTATTAATCCTTTACCTATTTTCGTGAAGTAATCtataaataactattaatataattgtaagcCTGTGATATgatacatataacatataacatGCTTCCGGCAAAGCATACGGTCGCTGATACTTTTTCCATTTGCGCGGCTTTGATTAAACCCAATAATCAAGCCGTAGTTGCGACTTACTTATTGCAACTTGATAGACTTTGGTGGTTGATAGTGgctttcttttgatttttagtTGCCTAtgaatctatatatatatataaactgtaTGAGTTTCTCACTGATTCCCGAATAACCCGGATTATAGTCGACCACCGATATGATTTTCACACTCATTACGTTAAACATAACCATATAGCCCaacattctatttttaataaactgtaCAATGTTTATATTTCGTTTATTCTTTTTCGATCCACAATCGCCTGATATGCTTTCCCTACTTATTATGGTAAGTGTGTTACTCACTTCGAAATTTTGGTCCTTGACCTTTGGTTTTTGATCCTTTTGATCCTTTTGATCCTTTTCAACcttttcattcttttcattCTTGGTAATACTTGGGTCTACCGATGACGACCCATTCATAgtcttatttttgtttgtgtACGTGACTACATTCTTCGTTTCatcatgttttacaaaattgctGATTTCCATATCATCATCCAAACATGTAGAATTGTTCTCGCTCATCATCAAGAAAATATCCGGTGTTTCGCGATATTTGTAACACGCGCCGCTCATCGTCTCATGCACGTCGTTACAAGACTTTTCACTCGCTGAATCATCGCTCTTCCGACCCAACAACAGTGAACTATCAAATTCCTGGTCGCATCCTTCAATTAAGGATGATCGGCGCCAAAAGTGGTTTATTTCGCTGTCACAACTGTCACAATCGTCCGATTGCCACATTTCTTCCTCCACGTTGATCTTCAGAGACGACGTCGCGGTCGGCGTATCGACGCATTCGTGAAAAACACTCTGATAGGCCGTTTTCGAGCTGTCATCGAATGTGTAATCGATCGAAGATCcgtttaatctttttcttcttttgcgACCGTTCTGATGTATAGTGAAACTCGTCGATAATTCTTCCGGATGGTCGTTCTTCGATAATTGTATTGCCTTCTGGAAATGTGCAGCCATGTTAGTGAATTCATCGATGTTCCAATCGTATTCCATAGAAATGTTCTGATCGAAATCTTTGCTCTGTTCCTCACTTACATTTTCGGCAGTGACTTCGGAAATCGTATCCTGAACACTTTCGACATCCTCAGTAAGTCCTTTCGCGTCATGTATGTGCGCCCGAATCTCCTGCATAATGACATTCGCTGCTTCCTTCAAGTTCTTCTTACACGTGCAGACGATACTTCTAGTCCGTCGACGTCGTGTATTACAACGGCAACGTTTCTGTATTTTTGTGCTACTATTTACGTCATCGGCAGAGTCTTTCAAATTCGATTCGGATTCTGACAAACTTTCCTCGCAACTGCTGTTTTCTGTAGCATTGCGGtatttcttcttttgtttAAGTTTAtgtcctcttcttttttttcttctgccTCTTCGTTTGTTTGAAATCTTAGAATAAACACCATTGCTTCTTAAATGATATTTCTGTTGTTTCAgtgccattttttttcttcctctcaAAACGATTCCATTCTCAACAGATGTATTAGACGGCAGTGAATTGGATTTTGCGAATTTCGCGGATGAGATTCTGTTTTGCGCATCGTTTCTAGGAGTCTCGTAATCCGACTTTCTCGCTTCTTCCGACGTATCGGAGTCATTGTCTACAGGTAGGATGTTCATAAAATAGTCAGGATACTCCGGCAATTCCGCACGATTTTGCGGCTGTTCTCTTTTCTGGCGACTGGACGAACAGAATTTGGAATATCCGGATCTGGAGTAATCAATTTGCGCGATCTTTTTCGAGCTCGTTCTCGATGTTGTTCGACGAACTTCGTTCTTGCCGACTGGTACGTAACTTTTGGATAAacgcgcgcgattttcgtTCCTGGCGGACGACCGAGTACGGAGTTGCATTAACGAAAAGTTGTTACCCGATAATCTCGCCGTCGGACTCGATTCCTGAGTCGATAAGTCAAAATCTTCCTGGTCGGATTCCAGCGATGACGCTCTCTTAATCGAGAGATCCTCCGATGCATCATCGATCTCGTGATTCGCGTTATTCTTTAGCTTTCTGTATCGTCTTGGCGTCCATTTTCTTCTCTTCAGTCGTCTTCGTACTGGCTTCCTCGAAGTAGTTTGCGGGATTAGCGACGGGTCGATAAACGGCCACGAGTCATTGAAGATATTCGCGGACTCACACACGACATCTTCACGATCGCTCGTTTCGGAATCGGCGGACTTCTCCGCGTTCTTGTTCGCGGTGCCCAGAAAGTCGACGTAATTAATGAAGTTGACATGCTTCAGGGCCGACTGGGGAAGGATACCCAGTTCGGTGGCGCAAACTGCAGACCAAACGCTCGTCACATTGTTTGGTATCAATGAACTTCTCTTGCGTTGATTAGATGTTTGATATGtctgaaattcataaaaattgtgaGATCAAAAAAGATGctcgtaatatataatattaacgaCCTAATTACTAagaatttatcaatataatattaaaaacaaccAATTATAATGGTCGAAATGTCGTTAAAAATTACTCCAAACATTAtacgttaaaattttatgtaattattcaattcggataatttatcaaataatttatttactacaaaaaatttttcgatattcgtaattgtatttaattaatttattcatattttgctGGAATAACATGCAACTCGTGATTGCGAGATCTTCAAGATCATTTACTTGtcgaaaataaatgttatcgttaaaataaaaaattgtgtcaCTTGACACAATTAAGAATGATTGAACGTACGTCGCGAGAACGTGCTGCGCGCGCGAAATTGCATCAGCGGGGCGACACCGGAAGCGGGAGACGCGCGGAACGGTAGGTCTCCATAATCCGGGATGTTTGCTTATTTCGTAATTACAAGAGTAAAgtgtataaagaaaatgtattggATCGCGCGCGTCGTATCCGTGAGCAGATTTCCCACGGGTAAACGTAACTCGCAACATTGACAGAGCTCGCCGCGGGGATGAGGACCTcgcggtaaaaaaaaaaaaaaaaagaagagagagaacgatTTCATCGTCGTGTATGCGTGCGCAAAAATCTCGCCTCAAAGAGAGACAAATTGAGGTCGCGGGcgcttgattaaaattaaatctaaattaatcCCTCCTTCAACGTACTCTGCCCGACCGCGGTAGTGTTGTCGCCACGGTAAACATGCGGTTTTCATATTACCGTGCCGTGTCGAAGGAGTGCCCGGGTCTCTCGAAAAGAGTGGCGCACACTCGTCGCGACGGCACGAGCACGCTCTCTTGATCGCGGAGTAATATCGCGCACGGTACAaacattacatttatatatccCTCCCGCCAAGCTCGCGCTACGCACTTTCGTATTTGGCATGCGTACCCCTTTCATCCTCTCCCGAGCTTCTCGTAATACTTCCCGGAAGTCTACGAAGACCTGAATTAAGTATGAAGTCATAAGAAATGTAGATGCGCTGCAAAATGAATGTCGGCGTTGTAAAGTTGGCGTGTGCGCGCACGGTGTGCTCCTTATTCGTCGACAATGCATTTTAACGCATTAATCGCGATGACGCAATGCAGCGATGCGAATAACGCGTGTATAATTTTGGGATTGCGTTTCAATATGTGACTCGACACTTTTGCTATTGATATACGTAGTAATACGCCTTTTCGTAAATGCAAGATAATACTTCGTAACATGCTATTTTCGTTTATGATAAAATGCTTATCTATGCAAATAAAGACGGACAGATGATGTCTCTGTTAACAATACTTCAAAAAATatcatgtttaaaaaaaaaattaagttatataaaaaatgcaaattatagtAGAGTTAAAAATCTATTCGTGGtttattagagaaatattatacttcttattttattagttttccTTTTATCAATTGtctaatatcaaaattaatgttaataaatttcctttatttccttcttttatttcatcgtcgtaaacaaattatattattaaaacatttaaactaaattttatgtttgatCTTCAgttatagtattattttattgcatgtcatgttgtttacaaaaaataactttcattaaaatttgtctGCATCTTAATGAAGAAATGGTCGGCTCTCGAGTATTTACTTACATAAAATCGAATGCATGtgttagtatatattttaataataattatgataaaaagtattaatattttatttttaaatataagattaaacAAGTAGTTTCtcagttatatttttgaaacttaatttataaaaaaaaagtcaataagaaatatatttgcaattacgTATTCGACTAGGATTTTTTTCACTGAAAAAGAAACTTCGCCGATTTCATATCTTTCAAGGAATCtggtataaaaatttgatgcgTTGAAagtggaaaattatatatgttacacATGTAATTCTACGTTCATATGTCATCGAAGTCAAAAGAAAAAGTCTTCTCGATCGCGacaagagaagaaagaaacaatTCGCGTAAGgtatacacataaatatttcaatatcggAGTAGCGCTCCCCTTGAAGCCGCCTCTTACTCCACCCTACCATTCTGCGGTAATTGCAACGTGTCCGTGCTCTCCAAcatcttatttcaaataacataaatcgataaaataaaatataagagaaaCGGGGAAAAATGTTCTCCGGCACGCAAGTGCCGCTGAATCACACAATAATTGCGTTACCGCTGATAAACGTGGTAATTTTTGCATACGCCGTGGAAACGAAATCCCGCATCGACGACTACGGaaataatgtaacattatttttcagcgGCGCGAAAAACGCGTCGCTCGACAAAGATATT
The nucleotide sequence above comes from Linepithema humile isolate Giens D197 chromosome 4, Lhum_UNIL_v1.0, whole genome shotgun sequence. Encoded proteins:
- the LOC105671755 gene encoding uncharacterized protein isoform X1 encodes the protein MEKVPTDSLSARVHPDKMSWTSTVTEEGRLLLQINHDRRYDASASGRQRGTMQQQTYQTSNQRKRSSLIPNNVTSVWSAVCATELGILPQSALKHVNFINYVDFLGTANKNAEKSADSETSDREDVVCESANIFNDSWPFIDPSLIPQTTSRKPVRRRLKRRKWTPRRYRKLKNNANHEIDDASEDLSIKRASSLESDQEDFDLSTQESSPTARLSGNNFSLMQLRTRSSARNENRARLSKSYVPVGKNEVRRTTSRTSSKKIAQIDYSRSGYSKFCSSSRQKREQPQNRAELPEYPDYFMNILPVDNDSDTSEEARKSDYETPRNDAQNRISSAKFAKSNSLPSNTSVENGIVLRGRKKMALKQQKYHLRSNGVYSKISNKRRGRRKKRRGHKLKQKKKYRNATENSSCEESLSESESNLKDSADDVNSSTKIQKRCRCNTRRRRTRSIVCTCKKNLKEAANVIMQEIRAHIHDAKGLTEDVESVQDTISEVTAENVSEEQSKDFDQNISMEYDWNIDEFTNMAAHFQKAIQLSKNDHPEELSTSFTIHQNGRKRRKRLNGSSIDYTFDDSSKTAYQSVFHECVDTPTATSSLKINVEEEMWQSDDCDSCDSEINHFWRRSSLIEGCDQEFDSSLLLGRKSDDSASEKSCNDVHETMSGACYKYRETPDIFLMMSENNSTCLDDDMEISNFVKHDETKNVVTYTNKNKTMNGSSSVDPSITKNEKNEKVEKDQKDQKDQKPKVKDQNFEVRKSRKSVKADSESSSMQKRSESKGNDSEIDYDKKEYLTRGKTKALGTKPDKNHIGKLVWGSCSGWWPALIIDASHAGMLASPGKLWVYWLGDAQISSLTERTQIEPFSKRLEQRLSQPPRNNQVSRAIDTTIQMLRQRFETPLTKPYYEWIRRNVNDLEKLDELTFYPYPTKVQQRLDELKEINSTAREKYASKQRKNSHSPLPAKKQVSEKYKEPKSTSWKQIEEERLPLRNQHPGVITWAKIAGHNWWPAMIIDYRDCCLKEPSFGCQWIMWYGDYKVSEIRHLEFLKFHKGLEKLHNYIKNTTKQSYVTGVLQASKDYCSRLGCNTDNWTLDNVFEYFSNTNNIHVPNNELQVSDSNKIYDKYSDEINKRMNEFKAKPDINNDRRNDIKESDALRRVISGEVSVNKLCLKCLEFTKNKMEDHPFFVGSLCKECSDEFKPCMFVFGNDDKCFYCTVCAGSGTLILCDREDCPRVYCTACMKYLVCPKEYDTMLTEDPWDCFLCRDESRQPVDPVLRPRPDWKNKITGMFRTSHVISNEINIAHYQKKKPIRVLSLFDGLGTGLLVLLKLGIDVEVYYVSEIDRDALMVSSAHFGDRITYLGDVRGIDKETIDEIAPIDLLIGGSPCNDLSIVNPARLGLHDRNGTGILFFDYTRIKDLLITANKGRHLFWMFENVASMPTKYRLEMNKCLGQEPYVIDSADFSPQHRLRLYWHNIPFNPYMVLFHKRQDVQDVLTKHCDRHALVKKIRTVTTRSNSLRCGKAELKPIIMKGESDTLWTTELEEIFGFPRHYTDVKNLSATDRQKLIGRSWSVQTIMAILQPLCSYFKCNENETKLCTAQGNIFSSHNNKHF
- the LOC105671755 gene encoding uncharacterized protein isoform X2; protein product: MEKVPTDSLSARVHPDKMSWTSTVTEEGRLLLQINHDRRYDASASGRQRGTMQQQTYQTSNQRKRSSLIPNNVTSVWSAVCATELGILPQSALKHVNFINYVDFLGTANKNAEKSADSETSDREDVVCESANIFNDSWPFIDPSLIPQTTSRKPVRRRLKRRKWTPRRYRKLKNNANHEIDDASEDLSIKRASSLESDQEDFDLSTQESSPTARLSGNNFSLMQLRTRSSARNENRARLSKSYVPVGKNEVRRTTSRTSSKKIAQIDYSRSGYSKFCSSSRQKREQPQNRAELPEYPDYFMNILPVDNDSDTSEEARKSDYETPRNDAQNRISSAKFAKSNSLPSNTSVENGIVLRGRKKMALKQQKYHLRSNGVYSKISNKRRGRRKKRRGHKLKQKKKYRNATENSSCEESLSESESNLKDSADDVNSSTKIQKRCRCNTRRRRTRSIVCTCKKNLKEAANVIMQEIRAHIHDAKGLTEDVESVQDTISEVTAENKAIQLSKNDHPEELSTSFTIHQNGRKRRKRLNGSSIDYTFDDSSKTAYQSVFHECVDTPTATSSLKINVEEEMWQSDDCDSCDSEINHFWRRSSLIEGCDQEFDSSLLLGRKSDDSASEKSCNDVHETMSGACYKYRETPDIFLMMSENNSTCLDDDMEISNFVKHDETKNVVTYTNKNKTMNGSSSVDPSITKNEKNEKVEKDQKDQKDQKPKVKDQNFEVRKSRKSVKADSESSSMQKRSESKGNDSEIDYDKKEYLTRGKTKALGTKPDKNHIGKLVWGSCSGWWPALIIDASHAGMLASPGKLWVYWLGDAQISSLTERTQIEPFSKRLEQRLSQPPRNNQVSRAIDTTIQMLRQRFETPLTKPYYEWIRRNVNDLEKLDELTFYPYPTKVQQRLDELKEINSTAREKYASKQRKNSHSPLPAKKQVSEKYKEPKSTSWKQIEEERLPLRNQHPGVITWAKIAGHNWWPAMIIDYRDCCLKEPSFGCQWIMWYGDYKVSEIRHLEFLKFHKGLEKLHNYIKNTTKQSYVTGVLQASKDYCSRLGCNTDNWTLDNVFEYFSNTNNIHVPNNELQVSDSNKIYDKYSDEINKRMNEFKAKPDINNDRRNDIKESDALRRVISGEVSVNKLCLKCLEFTKNKMEDHPFFVGSLCKECSDEFKPCMFVFGNDDKCFYCTVCAGSGTLILCDREDCPRVYCTACMKYLVCPKEYDTMLTEDPWDCFLCRDESRQPVDPVLRPRPDWKNKITGMFRTSHVISNEINIAHYQKKKPIRVLSLFDGLGTGLLVLLKLGIDVEVYYVSEIDRDALMVSSAHFGDRITYLGDVRGIDKETIDEIAPIDLLIGGSPCNDLSIVNPARLGLHDRNGTGILFFDYTRIKDLLITANKGRHLFWMFENVASMPTKYRLEMNKCLGQEPYVIDSADFSPQHRLRLYWHNIPFNPYMVLFHKRQDVQDVLTKHCDRHALVKKIRTVTTRSNSLRCGKAELKPIIMKGESDTLWTTELEEIFGFPRHYTDVKNLSATDRQKLIGRSWSVQTIMAILQPLCSYFKCNENETKLCTAQGNIFSSHNNKHF